In one window of Puniceicoccaceae bacterium DNA:
- a CDS encoding tetratricopeptide repeat protein, giving the protein MVSTISLKAQGNDPALDSYYAANALYNKNLYELAVDEYKTFVARYPRHEKILHAKFGLAFALYNLGRYQEAERQLAELAREQDTPKKEQVHNFWGQCLLILGRPAEAEAAFLWSVNRGKERLFLDLPGMGGQYQEAPELASSSIQDLDPLERAMVGLIEALFQQAKWSGVSSFSQEFIELVPESEHISRVRFQSAFAKYELQEYREASVILEDIKLYHRLSPFYEHSVFLLAECQRELGNLDVSATNHSIVAREVKGEFAGNSLFRLGFIRFTQKNYEQAAKDFEDLRLLYPQSEYYNDAGIYLGRSLLESGAFVRAQEVFGSLTSVGPVASEATLWLARTFLRQREFQQALDVLGPAIRNFNNDSRLNQFVFEYGNSLMGLGQNREAADVFKRVVQEFEESILTPQALRLRAFCLLNDENYVESLTVCERFLQGYPNDPSYRDVAFMRAENFFFLDRPDEAIRAYQQFIPWDRRTEYTDEARFRIIQIHAEQKKWNELLDEIYELKREGNPEGEFFDQLDYIEGLTYYNLSRWDNAIQSLEAFIREDPKRLNADIAQIKLAQSYESKRDVAKAKLALEVLVQDNPESQYLPQALAELGRLNYLEGNRDLAETYFNRVSTEFQSSPFFAQAQYYQGWIEMNRDNLLRAIGFFDKVASNFPDDELAIDSLYKKGLLYLEMNQPGNAQVAFKNFLERYPNDERFDQASFYYGRSLSQLQRYSEAMSVFNGLVGRSRDNDLSARTLYEMAWCNQGLANLESAKARYQDLINTHPDHPLTRRAIFELAEIEYEEENYDGAIARLDVLLAGNLDEALRERVLNRMGWSLLGRGQDLAAAEVFEQMLRDFPNSEFTGIASYQAGEVRLTRKEYREAQIHFERARRFAKEERLLQQSTLRLGETHTYLNEWEQAEPIFAQFYSKFPNSEFVRRALLWLGWSQENLGRYEQAIANYRLVLRGGKRDEIAARSQFQIGQSLIKMGEKEQAVRELVLVDVNYAYPVWSARAILEIGRVLDTQDHQREAHDRFREVILKFPDTDEASLARDILRERGVTI; this is encoded by the coding sequence TTGGTATCAACGATTTCCCTGAAGGCTCAGGGCAATGATCCTGCTCTCGACAGCTACTACGCCGCCAACGCGCTCTACAATAAAAACCTGTATGAACTCGCGGTGGACGAATACAAAACCTTTGTTGCGCGCTATCCGCGGCATGAGAAGATTTTGCACGCAAAATTTGGACTCGCGTTTGCGCTTTACAATCTGGGCCGCTACCAGGAAGCAGAGCGCCAGCTTGCGGAATTGGCCCGTGAGCAGGATACTCCGAAAAAGGAGCAAGTGCATAATTTCTGGGGGCAGTGTCTGCTCATCCTGGGGCGTCCTGCTGAGGCTGAGGCGGCTTTTCTGTGGAGTGTGAATCGCGGTAAGGAGCGCCTCTTTCTCGATCTTCCGGGCATGGGGGGGCAGTATCAGGAAGCTCCGGAGCTGGCTTCCAGCTCGATTCAGGATCTCGATCCTCTGGAACGCGCGATGGTGGGACTCATTGAGGCCCTGTTTCAACAGGCCAAATGGTCGGGGGTTTCATCGTTTTCCCAGGAGTTTATTGAATTGGTGCCCGAGAGTGAGCACATCTCCCGGGTGCGCTTTCAGAGTGCATTTGCGAAGTATGAGCTGCAGGAATACCGGGAAGCCTCTGTGATTTTGGAGGACATCAAACTCTACCATCGCCTGTCTCCGTTTTACGAGCACTCCGTGTTTCTCTTGGCCGAATGCCAGCGTGAATTGGGTAATTTGGATGTTTCGGCAACCAACCACAGCATTGTCGCCCGCGAGGTGAAGGGCGAGTTTGCGGGGAACTCTCTCTTCCGTCTTGGATTCATCCGGTTTACCCAGAAAAACTATGAGCAGGCAGCAAAGGACTTTGAAGACCTTCGTCTGCTTTATCCGCAGAGTGAGTACTACAATGATGCGGGAATCTACCTGGGGCGCTCCCTGCTCGAATCGGGTGCATTTGTGCGGGCGCAGGAGGTTTTTGGCAGCCTGACCTCGGTTGGGCCGGTTGCATCGGAAGCGACGCTCTGGCTGGCGCGCACCTTTCTTCGCCAGCGCGAGTTTCAGCAAGCACTTGATGTGTTGGGACCGGCAATCCGCAATTTTAACAATGATTCGCGACTCAACCAGTTTGTTTTTGAGTATGGAAATTCCCTGATGGGATTGGGGCAAAACCGGGAGGCCGCAGATGTGTTCAAACGTGTGGTGCAGGAGTTTGAGGAGAGTATTCTTACGCCCCAGGCCTTGCGACTGCGAGCGTTTTGCCTGCTCAACGACGAAAACTATGTCGAGAGTTTGACGGTGTGTGAACGCTTCCTGCAGGGGTATCCCAATGATCCCTCATACCGGGATGTTGCGTTCATGCGTGCGGAGAACTTCTTCTTTCTCGACCGTCCCGACGAGGCCATTCGAGCCTATCAGCAGTTCATCCCGTGGGACCGCCGCACCGAGTATACGGACGAGGCCCGGTTTCGCATCATCCAGATCCACGCAGAGCAGAAAAAATGGAACGAATTGCTGGACGAAATTTACGAACTCAAGCGCGAGGGGAATCCGGAGGGAGAGTTTTTTGATCAGCTCGACTACATTGAGGGTCTGACATACTACAACCTCTCCCGCTGGGATAATGCGATTCAGTCCCTTGAGGCATTCATTCGGGAAGATCCCAAGCGTCTGAATGCAGATATTGCGCAAATCAAGCTTGCCCAGTCCTACGAATCCAAGCGCGATGTGGCCAAGGCCAAGCTCGCGCTCGAAGTGCTCGTGCAGGACAATCCGGAGAGTCAGTATCTGCCACAGGCACTCGCAGAACTGGGGCGGTTGAACTACCTCGAAGGCAACCGGGATTTGGCTGAGACGTATTTCAACCGGGTTTCCACTGAATTTCAGTCGAGTCCGTTTTTTGCGCAAGCCCAGTATTATCAGGGTTGGATTGAAATGAATCGGGACAACCTGCTGCGCGCGATCGGATTTTTTGATAAGGTGGCGAGCAACTTTCCGGATGACGAACTCGCCATTGATTCGCTCTACAAAAAGGGGCTGCTCTATCTCGAAATGAATCAACCCGGCAATGCGCAGGTTGCCTTCAAGAATTTCCTGGAACGCTATCCAAACGATGAGCGCTTTGACCAGGCCTCTTTCTATTACGGACGCAGTCTTTCGCAGCTGCAGCGCTACTCCGAGGCCATGTCAGTCTTTAACGGGCTTGTCGGACGTTCGCGTGACAATGACCTTTCTGCACGCACACTCTACGAGATGGCCTGGTGCAATCAGGGACTGGCCAATCTGGAATCTGCCAAAGCACGCTACCAGGATCTCATCAATACCCACCCCGATCATCCGCTCACCCGCCGCGCCATTTTTGAGCTGGCTGAGATTGAGTATGAAGAAGAGAACTATGATGGAGCCATTGCCCGGTTGGATGTCTTGCTTGCCGGAAATCTGGATGAAGCGTTAAGGGAGCGCGTGCTCAACCGCATGGGATGGAGTCTTCTCGGGCGCGGGCAGGATCTTGCGGCAGCGGAAGTGTTTGAGCAGATGCTGCGGGACTTTCCCAATTCGGAGTTCACCGGCATCGCATCCTACCAGGCAGGAGAAGTGCGGTTGACGCGCAAGGAGTATCGTGAGGCACAGATTCATTTCGAACGCGCACGTCGCTTTGCGAAGGAAGAACGACTGTTGCAGCAGTCGACTCTTCGCCTTGGTGAGACTCACACCTACCTGAATGAGTGGGAACAGGCGGAGCCGATTTTTGCACAGTTTTATTCAAAGTTTCCAAACTCCGAATTCGTTCGCCGCGCTCTGCTTTGGCTGGGTTGGTCGCAGGAGAATTTGGGACGGTATGAACAGGCCATTGCCAATTACCGACTGGTGCTGCGTGGGGGGAAGCGGGATGAAATCGCTGCTCGCAGCCAATTCCAGATCGGTCAGAGCCTGATCAAGATGGGAGAAAAGGAGCAGGCGGTTCGCGAACTCGTGCTTGTGGATGTCAACTATGCATACCCCGTATGGAGTGCGCGCGCGATTCTTGAGATCGGGCGAGTGCTGGATACCCAGGATCATCAACGCGAGGCGCACGATCGCTTCCGTGAGGTTATTCTGAAATTTCCCGATACGGATGAAGCATCGCTTGCAAGGGACATCCTCCGCGAACGCGGGGTTACCATTTAA
- the rdgB gene encoding RdgB/HAM1 family non-canonical purine NTP pyrophosphatase has product MSPRNTSLTMVLATGNAGKVKDFQLLLEASPLDIDLKSMQSFGGMPEVHESETTFAGNAHLKALAARSKLPTHSAFWVLADDSGLSVDALDGAPGVQSARFAGEHATDAENREKLLSKLQGVEGALRRAFFTCHLCLIAPDGTRYDFVGKRVGHIANAAKGSRGFGYDSLFIPEGETQTWGELPESTKNAHSHRGNAVQQMLDWLSSVTPPQ; this is encoded by the coding sequence ATGAGTCCACGTAACACCAGCCTTACGATGGTACTGGCGACGGGCAATGCGGGGAAAGTAAAAGATTTTCAGTTGCTTCTGGAAGCCTCTCCCTTGGACATTGATCTGAAATCGATGCAGTCCTTTGGCGGCATGCCGGAGGTGCACGAAAGTGAAACCACCTTTGCTGGCAACGCCCACCTCAAGGCACTGGCAGCACGTTCGAAGCTCCCCACCCACAGCGCGTTTTGGGTGTTGGCCGATGACAGTGGGTTATCGGTGGATGCACTTGATGGGGCACCCGGTGTGCAAAGTGCGCGCTTTGCGGGTGAGCATGCGACAGATGCTGAGAACCGGGAAAAGTTGCTCTCAAAGTTGCAGGGCGTGGAGGGAGCTTTGCGCAGGGCGTTTTTCACCTGCCACCTCTGTTTGATTGCACCGGATGGAACCCGGTATGATTTTGTCGGGAAACGCGTGGGTCACATCGCCAATGCAGCAAAAGGAAGCCGTGGCTTTGGGTATGATTCTCTCTTCATTCCCGAGGGTGAAACCCAAACGTGGGGGGAACTTCCGGAATCCACCAAAAACGCTCACAGCCATCGGGGAAATGCAGTTCAACAGATGCTCGATTGGCTGTCGTCAGTCACCCCCCCGCAATGA
- a CDS encoding Gfo/Idh/MocA family oxidoreductase, producing MDKKIRIGIIGAGENTRIKHIPGFQAIHGVEVVCVCNRRPNSSRSVADQFKIPRIHNDWREVIADPEVDAVCIGTWPYLHCDASIEALKAGKHVLCEARMGMNLTDAVEMVNAARSQPDLVAQLVPAPMSLDFDHVIKNTLEREELGEIREIVLTHYSRSNIDREASMHWRQDMDLSGCNVLTLGIFYEMLHRWFPQDPEWLMADAAIYTQFRQDKLSGKIKEVKVPDTITVLGRYGNGTRLVLNMTGVDAGQPVSEIRIHGTEGSLRVDFLEMYLFFARMGHDYEIPIDVPRQTRRGWRVEEDFIASIRTGKPVELTSFDEGLNYMRFTQRVYNSWSNGGIKT from the coding sequence ATGGACAAAAAGATTCGCATTGGGATCATTGGCGCGGGCGAGAATACGCGCATCAAACACATACCCGGATTTCAGGCGATTCACGGGGTGGAGGTGGTGTGCGTGTGCAACCGACGTCCCAACAGTTCGCGTTCGGTTGCGGACCAGTTCAAGATCCCGCGCATTCACAATGACTGGCGCGAGGTGATCGCGGACCCGGAGGTGGACGCCGTGTGCATCGGCACCTGGCCCTACCTGCACTGTGATGCCTCCATCGAGGCACTTAAGGCGGGCAAACACGTATTGTGTGAAGCCCGCATGGGCATGAACCTGACCGATGCTGTTGAGATGGTCAACGCCGCGCGCTCCCAGCCGGATCTGGTGGCGCAGCTGGTGCCGGCACCCATGTCCCTCGATTTTGACCATGTGATCAAGAATACACTCGAGCGGGAGGAGCTGGGAGAGATTCGGGAGATTGTGCTCACGCACTACAGCCGCAGCAATATCGACCGCGAAGCTTCCATGCACTGGCGGCAGGACATGGATTTGAGCGGATGCAATGTGCTCACCCTGGGAATCTTCTATGAAATGCTTCACCGGTGGTTTCCGCAGGATCCGGAATGGTTGATGGCGGATGCTGCGATTTACACCCAGTTTCGCCAGGACAAGTTGTCCGGCAAAATCAAGGAAGTTAAAGTTCCCGATACCATCACGGTGCTTGGGCGCTACGGGAACGGAACGCGATTGGTGCTGAACATGACCGGAGTGGATGCGGGGCAGCCAGTCTCCGAAATCCGAATCCATGGTACCGAAGGTAGCCTGCGGGTGGATTTTCTGGAGATGTATCTGTTTTTTGCCCGCATGGGTCACGATTATGAAATTCCGATTGATGTGCCTCGGCAGACCCGTCGGGGCTGGCGCGTGGAAGAGGACTTTATTGCAAGCATTCGCACGGGCAAACCGGTGGAACTGACCAGCTTTGACGAAGGACTCAACTACATGCGCTTCACTCAGCGCGTTTACAACTCCTGGTCAAATGGGGGGATTAAGACCTGA
- a CDS encoding chloride channel protein, whose amino-acid sequence MREIPDWLRWRFTDAQRFLLLCIIAGVLCGLAGVGFHLSIHWVYDTWSHSFRGTTGWQKVALMIASPAIAGLMVGLILQHLAPTATGSGIPQTKHAYYQKFGYIGLKEAFFRFVAGTLFVGLGNSLGREGPTVHICSAIASKIGQWAGLAKSSVRAMVPVGMGAGIASAFNTPIAAIFFVFEELLDDFSSKALGGILVAVVIAAVVSRAILGEHAAFVLDLPPYHMNAWMLVSVVMGISAGFLGHLWVTLLLWMRSRVKRWGAPVWIKPGLGGLSVGLIAYSVYQLTGGAEGVYSIGYQDLSAALGGKLVLPVILALFLGKFFATLFAYCFGGSGGIFAPVLFMGGMLGALFGESLTLYFAVPDRVDAACALLGMGVFFAAVIRCPLTSILIIFEMTRNYSIILPLMTGNMIAYAIAVKLRPISIYDSLLLQDRISLKRMPSYRGERDWRNLPVSTIMTHEAVTLRAEDTVEHSLQGVIAAQRHHAYPVVDAAGKLVGVITRHELMEASPERRHDEVQELMPTKRLVTLTPDTSIRDAANIMVLGDVEQAPVVSKSDATRLLGILTLHDIARQQNAIQEKEDG is encoded by the coding sequence TTGCGGGAAATTCCGGACTGGTTGCGCTGGCGTTTCACCGATGCCCAGCGCTTTCTGTTGCTCTGCATCATAGCCGGGGTGCTGTGTGGACTGGCGGGAGTAGGATTTCACCTTTCCATCCATTGGGTGTATGATACATGGTCCCACTCCTTCCGGGGAACTACGGGCTGGCAAAAGGTTGCGTTGATGATCGCATCACCGGCTATTGCTGGACTGATGGTGGGATTGATCCTGCAACACCTCGCTCCTACGGCAACGGGTAGTGGCATCCCCCAGACCAAACATGCGTATTACCAAAAATTTGGGTATATCGGTCTGAAGGAGGCCTTTTTCCGTTTTGTGGCGGGCACCTTGTTTGTGGGGCTTGGCAATAGCCTGGGAAGGGAGGGACCAACCGTGCACATTTGCAGCGCGATTGCCTCAAAAATCGGACAGTGGGCCGGCCTTGCGAAGTCGAGCGTGCGCGCCATGGTGCCTGTGGGCATGGGGGCTGGCATTGCGTCTGCCTTCAACACTCCAATCGCGGCGATTTTTTTTGTGTTTGAAGAATTGCTGGATGATTTCAGCAGCAAGGCACTCGGCGGCATTCTGGTGGCAGTGGTGATTGCTGCAGTTGTATCTCGGGCGATACTGGGTGAGCATGCAGCCTTTGTCTTGGACCTGCCTCCGTATCACATGAATGCATGGATGCTGGTATCGGTTGTGATGGGCATCAGTGCGGGATTTCTGGGGCACCTGTGGGTTACCCTGTTATTGTGGATGCGGTCACGGGTCAAACGATGGGGTGCGCCAGTCTGGATCAAGCCGGGCCTGGGAGGGCTGAGTGTGGGATTGATTGCCTACTCGGTCTATCAACTCACGGGAGGTGCCGAGGGCGTGTACAGCATCGGGTATCAGGATTTGAGTGCCGCATTGGGGGGCAAGCTGGTGTTGCCTGTCATCTTGGCCCTGTTTCTCGGAAAATTTTTCGCCACGCTGTTTGCCTATTGTTTTGGCGGCAGTGGTGGGATTTTTGCACCGGTCCTGTTCATGGGTGGCATGCTCGGTGCGCTGTTTGGGGAGAGTCTAACGTTGTATTTTGCGGTCCCGGATCGGGTGGACGCTGCCTGTGCGCTGTTGGGCATGGGGGTGTTTTTTGCCGCGGTGATCCGCTGCCCGCTGACCTCGATTCTCATTATTTTTGAAATGACGCGCAATTATTCGATCATTCTGCCGCTGATGACGGGCAACATGATTGCCTATGCGATTGCGGTGAAATTGCGTCCGATTTCGATCTACGATTCCCTGCTGCTGCAGGACCGCATCAGCCTGAAGCGCATGCCAAGTTATCGGGGAGAGCGGGACTGGCGAAACCTCCCGGTTTCAACGATCATGACGCATGAAGCGGTGACGCTTCGTGCTGAGGATACGGTGGAGCATAGCCTGCAAGGAGTCATTGCGGCGCAGCGACACCATGCCTATCCGGTGGTGGATGCTGCCGGGAAGCTTGTGGGGGTGATCACCCGGCACGAGTTGATGGAAGCAAGTCCGGAACGCAGGCATGACGAGGTTCAGGAACTGATGCCAACGAAGCGCCTGGTTACCCTGACGCCCGATACCTCCATCCGTGATGCAGCCAACATCATGGTGCTGGGGGATGTGGAACAGGCGCCAGTGGTGAGCAAGAGCGATGCGACGCGGCTGCTTGGTATTCTCACCTTGCACGATATTGCCCGACAGCAGAACGCGATTCAGGAGAAAGAGGATGGCTGA
- the smpB gene encoding SsrA-binding protein SmpB, translating to MAKSKQQERNKEIRNAKVHHNYFVTETYEAGIVLRGTEVKSVRLGKAQIAESFARIDKGEVFLYNAHINEYAFGNLNNHNPTRPRKLLLNRREIHKILGSIESGGKTLIPTRMYLKHGLVKVELGLCTGKKLHDKRETLKRKIDLREAERAMKRTQVYPAAGR from the coding sequence ATGGCCAAGTCCAAACAGCAAGAACGCAACAAGGAAATCCGCAATGCGAAGGTGCATCACAACTACTTCGTTACGGAGACCTATGAAGCGGGCATTGTATTGCGGGGCACCGAGGTGAAATCGGTGCGCCTGGGCAAGGCCCAGATCGCGGAGTCCTTCGCGCGCATCGACAAGGGTGAGGTGTTTCTCTACAATGCCCACATCAACGAGTATGCCTTTGGCAACCTGAACAATCACAATCCGACGCGTCCGCGAAAGTTACTGCTCAACCGGCGCGAAATTCACAAAATCCTGGGGTCCATCGAAAGCGGGGGCAAAACGCTCATCCCCACCCGGATGTATCTGAAACATGGCCTGGTAAAAGTGGAACTGGGCCTGTGCACTGGCAAAAAACTGCACGACAAACGCGAGACGCTGAAGCGCAAAATTGATCTGCGCGAGGCTGAACGGGCCATGAAGCGCACGCAGGTCTATCCTGCAGCGGGCCGCTGA
- a CDS encoding DNA-directed RNA polymerase subunit omega, with protein MKDEYLKQAQKVIQDPNILVNVVSRRVKQLKHGSRPLVESLERLNPEDIALREIIEGKITYQLYNADDPLN; from the coding sequence TTGAAAGACGAGTATTTAAAGCAAGCGCAGAAGGTGATTCAAGATCCAAACATTCTGGTGAATGTGGTTTCCCGGCGGGTGAAACAGCTCAAACACGGCAGTCGACCCCTGGTTGAATCCCTCGAACGACTCAACCCGGAAGATATCGCACTGCGCGAAATCATCGAAGGGAAGATCACTTACCAGCTCTACAACGCGGACGATCCGTTGAACTGA
- the cutA gene encoding divalent-cation tolerance protein CutA, protein MIPDSPAARSAIAAVGWTTTASREQADALAAALLEHHLVACAQVSSPIRSHYSWQGQLHTDEEYRITLKFLDTQAPAIEAFLEQHHPYDVPQWLWVRMDGIAAPYFDWMCESQ, encoded by the coding sequence ATGATTCCCGATTCCCCCGCAGCCCGCTCCGCCATCGCAGCAGTTGGATGGACCACCACTGCGAGCCGGGAACAAGCCGACGCCCTCGCGGCTGCACTACTGGAGCACCACCTCGTAGCATGCGCGCAGGTGTCTTCACCCATACGTTCCCATTACTCCTGGCAGGGTCAGCTGCACACCGACGAAGAGTACCGCATCACGCTCAAATTTCTCGATACCCAAGCTCCCGCAATCGAAGCGTTTCTCGAACAACATCACCCCTACGATGTGCCGCAGTGGCTCTGGGTGCGAATGGATGGCATCGCAGCACCCTACTTTGACTGGATGTGCGAATCCCAGTAG
- a CDS encoding small basic protein, which produces MSQHNSFKVGSAAGKKKRNVLKRFERVDLLRKRGQWNEGDRVVGLQKTKPII; this is translated from the coding sequence ATGTCACAGCATAATAGCTTTAAGGTAGGCTCCGCAGCCGGTAAGAAGAAACGCAATGTTCTGAAGCGTTTTGAGCGAGTGGATTTGCTCAGAAAACGCGGCCAGTGGAATGAAGGCGACCGCGTGGTTGGTCTGCAAAAGACCAAGCCCATCATCTGA